From one Astatotilapia calliptera chromosome 10, fAstCal1.2, whole genome shotgun sequence genomic stretch:
- the camlg gene encoding guided entry of tail-anchored proteins factor CAMLG, with product MESGEASEEKTGSMSAAQKRAEIRRKRLLMNSEDRMNRIVGITKNEPENNGASRRPAEPRFHLPLEPWSTASSSPRPSPGIGSHSHSSTPERRGSPLPELSSEPPGGSSEDDIGGVRRRPRGERPSDDVSGSPRPGFLSASYFSRFDDAMKLRGQLANEKPAEDGRSDSEEFDPFRVFRLIGSVLLAVFVRVFVCKYLSIFAPFLTLELAYMGLSKYFPKVEKKTQTTVLTAALLLSGIPAEVINRSMDTYRRMGDVFADLCVYFFTFILSHEILLFIGSETP from the exons ATGGAGTCCGGGGAGGCCAGCGAGGAGAAGACGGGCTCCATGTCGGCGGCACAGAAAAGAGCGGAGATCCGGAGGAAAAGGCTGCTCATGAATTCAGAGGACAGGATGAACAGGATCGTGGGAATCACCAAAAACGAGCCTGAAAATAACG GAGCGTCGCGGCGTCCTGCAGAACCCCGGTTCCATCTGCCTCTAGAGCCATGGTCCACTGCCTCATCTTCTCCGAGACCGTCTCCAGGGATTGGCAGTCACTCCCACAGCTCCACCCCGGAGAGGAGAGGCTCACCCCTGCCAGAGCTCTCCAGTGAGCCACCCGGAGGATCCTCAGAAGATGATATCGGAGGAGTCCGGCGGAGGCCGAGGGGCGAGCGGCCGTCAGATGATGTCAGTGGCTCTCCTCGTCCAGGCTTTCTCTCTGCATCCTACTTTTCTCGTTTTGATGATGCCATGAAGCTTCGGGGTCAGCTGGCCAATGAAAAGCCGGCCGAGGATGGAAGGTCGGACTCAGAGGAGTTTGATCCCTTCAGGGTCTTCAGGCTCATCGGCAGCGTCCTCCTTGCTGTTTTTGTCAGGGTTTTTGTCTGCAAGTATCTG tcaaTATTTGCTCCATTTTTGACACTTGAACTGGCCTACATGGGGTTGTCCAAATACTTTCCAAAg GTAGAGAAGAAGACCCAGACCACTGTGCTAACTGCTGCCCTGTTACTGTCCGGCATCCCTGCCGAGGTCATCAATCGCTCCatggacacctacaggaggatgGGTGACGTCTTCGCTGACCTCTGTGTCTACTTCTTCACCTTCATCCTCTCGCATGAGATACTGCTCTTCATTGGCTCAGAGACTCCCTGA